Proteins encoded within one genomic window of Mycolicibacterium monacense:
- a CDS encoding 3-oxoacyl-[acyl-carrier-protein] synthase III C-terminal domain-containing protein, with protein MGTIIDRVELTRGGWRTRHSALHLAVAAARSCLDAAQRDPDDLDLLVNAGIYRDRNLGEPALAALIQEDIGANPEDPHGGPFDDAHGTFSFDIANGSCGILTGLQIVDGFLRSRAVTHALITASEADPGRGMSRDFPFTPVGAALLCDWTDDDSGLGRVSWVNDPDGGANFRATVGSADARNVLRFEESPDFDDRLAQAAVHAVHSCLDDAGLTLSDIDVVVAAPGRHRYGVALAERLDLRAGRLVVAEDENAHTASLASALQPALAALPPEGLILIVAAGAGITAGAALYRAPARPGAGGRIR; from the coding sequence ATGGGCACCATCATTGATCGGGTCGAGCTGACGCGCGGCGGCTGGCGCACCCGGCACAGTGCCCTGCACCTCGCGGTCGCGGCCGCCAGATCGTGTCTCGACGCCGCGCAGCGGGATCCCGACGACCTCGATCTGCTCGTCAACGCCGGGATCTACCGGGACCGGAATCTGGGGGAGCCCGCGCTCGCGGCACTGATCCAGGAGGACATCGGCGCCAACCCCGAGGATCCGCACGGCGGCCCGTTCGACGATGCCCACGGCACGTTCTCGTTCGACATCGCCAACGGCAGCTGCGGCATCCTGACCGGGCTGCAGATCGTCGACGGATTCCTCCGGTCGCGCGCGGTCACCCACGCACTCATCACCGCCAGCGAAGCCGATCCCGGGCGTGGTATGAGCCGGGACTTCCCGTTCACGCCGGTGGGGGCCGCGCTGCTGTGCGACTGGACCGACGACGACTCCGGGCTCGGGCGGGTGAGCTGGGTCAACGATCCCGATGGCGGGGCGAACTTCCGCGCCACGGTGGGGTCGGCGGACGCCCGAAACGTGTTGCGCTTCGAGGAATCTCCCGATTTCGATGACCGGCTCGCGCAGGCCGCGGTGCACGCCGTTCACAGCTGCCTCGACGATGCGGGGCTGACGTTGTCCGACATCGACGTCGTGGTCGCCGCGCCAGGCCGCCACCGCTACGGTGTCGCGCTCGCCGAGCGGCTCGACCTGCGCGCCGGCCGGCTCGTGGTCGCCGAGGACGAGAACGCCCACACCGCATCGCTCGCCTCGGCCCTGCAGCCGGCGTTGGCCGCCCTCCCGCCGGAGGGCCTGATCCTGATCGTCGCCGCGGGGGCCGGGATCACCGCGGGCGCCGCGCTGTATCGGGCACCCGCGCGGCCGGGCGCGGGCGGCCGGATCCGTTAG
- a CDS encoding 3-oxoacyl-ACP synthase III family protein translates to MSTHWLVMDHSRDGDGAPYRTRLAAAGRHLPATRLTTDELMSTTRHNTHIDLERLTGIHERRVSVGDEDSYSLATTAARDCLDRAETPASEIDVVISCSITKFHGGLTQWMEPTMSSAVAHAIGAQRAMTFDLSNACAGMLTGVTVLNNWIRQGVVRRGLVVSGEYISQLGHNAARHIRTIMSKELACLTLGDAGAALLLERAGADSGAISLAGFTTIADHSRLCLAYPKGRDPGARMFTDSRAIQRAAIADTPVLLHEVLDAAGIAIHDIDHVITHQTSARAIRKGMAEMSAVFGDSPRHDAVITVDRYGNTASTTHTVALVEELEAGHIEPGETIALIALASGLEIGVVLIEVDEDLVNRYGHHH, encoded by the coding sequence GTGAGCACTCATTGGCTGGTGATGGACCACTCGAGGGACGGTGACGGCGCGCCGTACCGCACAAGGTTGGCCGCGGCCGGCCGGCATCTGCCCGCGACCCGTCTGACGACCGACGAGTTGATGTCGACGACGCGGCACAACACCCACATCGACCTCGAACGCCTCACCGGGATCCACGAGCGCCGGGTGTCGGTCGGGGACGAGGACTCCTACAGCCTGGCCACCACGGCGGCGCGCGACTGCCTGGACAGGGCTGAGACGCCGGCCTCCGAGATCGACGTCGTCATCAGCTGCAGCATCACGAAGTTCCACGGCGGTCTGACCCAGTGGATGGAACCGACGATGAGCAGCGCGGTCGCGCATGCCATCGGTGCACAGCGGGCGATGACGTTCGACCTGTCCAATGCGTGCGCCGGGATGCTCACGGGCGTCACGGTTCTGAACAACTGGATACGCCAGGGCGTGGTGCGGCGGGGCCTGGTGGTCAGCGGCGAATACATCTCCCAGCTGGGCCACAATGCCGCCCGCCACATCCGCACCATCATGAGCAAGGAACTGGCCTGTCTGACCCTGGGCGACGCCGGCGCTGCATTGCTGCTCGAACGCGCCGGCGCCGACTCGGGCGCGATCAGCCTGGCCGGCTTCACCACGATCGCCGACCACAGCCGGCTGTGCCTGGCCTACCCGAAGGGCCGCGATCCGGGGGCGCGGATGTTCACCGACTCCCGGGCGATCCAGCGGGCGGCGATCGCCGACACGCCGGTGCTGCTGCACGAGGTCCTGGACGCGGCCGGGATCGCGATCCACGACATCGACCACGTGATCACGCATCAGACCTCGGCGCGGGCCATCCGCAAGGGGATGGCCGAGATGTCCGCGGTCTTCGGCGACAGCCCCCGCCACGACGCGGTGATCACCGTCGACCGCTACGGGAACACGGCGTCGACGACACATACGGTGGCCCTCGTCGAAGAGTTGGAGGCAGGCCACATCGAGCCCGGCGAGACGATCGCGCTCATCGCGCTGGCGTCGGGGCTCGAGATCGGGGTCGTACTCATCGAGGTGGACGAGGATCTGGTGAATCGCTATGGGCACCATCATTGA
- a CDS encoding hydrogenase maturation protease → MSDIVVIGVGNSCRRDDGVGPAVASAVDARGTPGVRVLSVADDPCAILDAWAGARLAVVIDAAVATPSTPGRIHRCAADQLPASSTVTSHAVDLATVLELGRALDRMPGDLLVFAVEAADTGVGLGLSAAVAAAVPEVVDAVLAEIEHMPSGRQQGSKCPGRGSPR, encoded by the coding sequence ATGAGCGACATCGTCGTGATCGGCGTCGGCAACAGCTGTCGCCGGGACGACGGTGTGGGCCCGGCCGTCGCTTCGGCCGTCGATGCCCGCGGGACTCCCGGCGTCCGGGTGCTCAGCGTCGCCGACGACCCGTGCGCGATCCTCGACGCGTGGGCCGGGGCCCGGCTGGCCGTGGTGATCGATGCCGCGGTCGCGACACCGTCGACACCGGGCCGGATCCACCGTTGCGCCGCCGATCAACTGCCGGCGTCGTCGACCGTGACGTCGCATGCCGTCGACCTCGCCACGGTGCTCGAGTTGGGTCGAGCGCTGGACCGGATGCCCGGGGATCTCCTGGTGTTCGCCGTCGAAGCCGCCGACACCGGGGTGGGACTGGGCTTGTCCGCCGCGGTGGCCGCGGCCGTGCCGGAGGTGGTCGACGCCGTGCTGGCCGAGATCGAGCACATGCCGTCAGGCCGCCAACAAGGGTCCAAATGCCCTGGCCGCGGGTCGCCGCGGTGA